The Candida dubliniensis CD36 chromosome 2, complete sequence genome contains a region encoding:
- a CDS encoding glutamine amidotransferase, putative, which translates to MSSSSPPTTTTTTKHIAILVLQSYIPNVTDKHGDFGDNIIDLLNRAQINYPMIKYQLCTDDEAQLSQAYQQLNHNLSANLITGVVLSGSKSDAFDNSKLWINKLDEFIVETLFKLSTKLPIVGICFGHQILAKNLGCKIGRNELGWEAGTHTIELNQEIFKIENTPFLPALLSPKDNSNNNNDDNPENQVLLDHLNLVESHQDIIHGLPTITGFEDMVSIGSTVKCNIQGMITTKTCPIRLLTFQGHPEFTTPIELDILKNSFEHGVFNEQEYEKFKYQTNSLNNQGDLIGKVIAKFLLT; encoded by the coding sequence ATGTCCTCATCGtcaccaccaacaacaacaacaactacaaaaCACATTGCCATTTTAGTCTTACAATCCTACATTCCAAATGTCACTGATAAACATGGTGATTTTGGagataatataattgatcTTTTGAATCGTGCCCAAATCAACTATCCTATGATTAAATATCAACTTTGTACTGATGACGAAGCACAATTATCTCAAgcatatcaacaattaaacCACAATCTTTCGGCAAATCTAATTACTGGGGTTGTTTTGAGTGGGTCGAAAAGTGACGCCTTTGATAACTCAAAATTATGGATCAACAAATTAGATGAATTTATTGTGGaaacattatttaaattatcaacaaaattacCTATTGTGGGAATTTGTTTTGGTCATCAGATATTGGCCAAAAATTTAGGTTGTAAAATTGGTAGAAATGAATTAGGTTGGGAAGCAGGAACCCATactattgaattgaatcaagaaattttcaaaatagaAAACACTCCATTTTTACCGGCTTTATTATCGCCAAAGGATAACagtaataacaataacgACGACAATCCTGAAAATCAAGTATTATTAgatcatttgaatttagtTGAGTCTCATCAAGATATAATCCATGGATTGCCAACAATTACTGGATTTGAAGACATGGTGAGTATTGGATCAACTGTGAAATGTAATATTCAAGGAATGATAACCACCAAAACTTGTCCTATACGATTATTGACTTTCCAAGGTCATCCAGAATTTACTACCCCAATAGAATTGGATATTTTAAAGAACTCTTTTGAACATGGTGTATTTAATGAACaagaatatgaaaaatttaaatacCAAACTAATAgtttaaataatcaagGTGATTTAATTGGTAAAGTGATtgcaaaatttttattaactTAA
- a CDS encoding 40S ribosomal protein S8 (Similar to S. cerevisiae RPS8B) has protein sequence MGISRDSRHKRSATGAKRAQFRKKRKFELGRQPANTKIGPKRIHSVRTRGGNQKFRALRVETGNFSWGSEGVSRKTRIAGVVYHPSNNELVRTNTLTKSAVVQIDATPFRQWYENHYGATLGKKKGGAHAAHAAEVADAKRSRKVERKLAARSGAAAIESAVDSQFGSGRLYAVISSRPGQSGRCDGYILEGEELAFYLRRLTAKK, from the coding sequence ATGGGTATTTCTAGAGATTCACGTCACAAAAGATCCGCCACTGGTGCCAAAAGAGCCCAATTCAGAAAGAAGAGAAAGTTCGAATTAGGTAGACAACCAGCCAACACCAAGATTGGTCCAAAAAGAATCCACTCTGTTAGAACCAGAGGTGGTAACCAAAAATTCAGAGCTTTGAGAGTTGAAACCGGTAACTTCTCTTGGGGTTCCGAAGGTGTATCCAGAAAAACCAGAATTGCTGGTGTCGTTTACCATCCATCTAATAACGAATTGGTTAGAACCAACACCTTGACCAAATCTGCTGTTGTTCAAATTGATGCTACTCCATTCAGACAATGGTACGAAAACCACTACGGTGCTACTTTAGGTAAAAAGAAGGGTGGTGCTCACGCTGCTCACGCTGCTGAAGTTGCCGATGCCAAGAGATCAAGAAAAGTCGAAAGAAAATTGGCTGCTAGATCTGGTGCTGCTGCCATTGAATCCGCTGTTGACTCTCAATTCGGTTCTGGTAGATTATACGCTGTCATTTCTTCAAGACCAGGTCAATCTGGTAGATGTGATGGTTACATCTTGGAAGGTGAAGAATTGGCCTTCTACTTGAGAAGATTAACTGCTaagaaataa
- a CDS encoding diphthamide biosynthesis protein, putative (Similar to S. cerevisiae KTI11): MESIYDEIEIEDFTFDPVQQIFQYPCPCGDRFAISLYDMQEGEDIAVCPSCSLMVKVIFEPEDLEEYLEG; the protein is encoded by the coding sequence ATGGAATCAATATATGACGAAATAGAGATTGAAGATTTTACATTTGATCCAGTCcaacaaatatttcaatacCCATGTCCCTGTGGTGATCGATTTGCCATTAGTTTATATGACATGCAAGAGGGAGAAGATATAGCTGTTTGTCCTAGTTGTTCATTGATGGTTAAAGTGATATTTGAACCTGAAGATTTAGAAGAGTATCTAGAAGGATGA
- a CDS encoding myb-like transcription factor, putative (Similar to S. cerevisiae BAS1): MFNKPDHYPPQHINRSHQDPNLHHQPFNYPHQYNGLPPIGMMIQSNAHYQPQAQPQVPQPAAISHGQLPLHLQQQQPPLAQQQHYIHQQPVFHQANHVVTHEHKPNTSPNHKRGPWSREEDEKLLDLIKVHGASNWVKISSSLETRTAKQCRERYHQNLKPSLNRSPITAEEGAKIERLVAIHGKKWAEISRHLEGRSDNAIKNWWNGGANRRRRASLATTTSILNESNSNVGDLQRQSPTSETSTINSDAESTNKEDSTHNKSVLPQPQPQQSTANYPPASAPAQPSSISSSYQPQPFQHAQPQRLPSFHQLPQIAFKTSMFGKDNEKNTLPSLSKSLHPDSFSSSTPPPLENNQVAAGSSPLKSTSHRSASFDMNSNVLPPISQSNKRRLIDDQFGRRHSSVSSTLFHNQKNVSHPNLLLVHSARTSVSGPSGSTYGPGSPSYNGSPLSMSTAASRNNSITHFELINNSTVLSRRSSTFNSDFFPNPLAKENNNGIDNSANNHKRHESQNSSFNSPMLTPSTRFSVSSITSAHNSTIHNYNSSSVTSPSTSFKNAYSGSSTSINLPVEEESEIGVDKHKTNEPNRDEITVEQNGDENIGKKRMAVSSLLD, encoded by the coding sequence ATGTTTAATAAACCAGACCATTATCCACCACAACATATCAACCGGTCTCACCAGGATCCAAATTTACATCATCAACCGTTCAATTATCCACATCAATACAATGGGTTGCCACCAATAGGAATGATGATACAACTGAATGCTCATTACCAACCTCAAGCTCAACCGCAAGTACCGCAACCTGCAGCTATATCTCATGGTCAACTTCCTCTTCATCtccaacaacagcagcCACCATTAGCacagcaacaacattatATTCACCAACAACCAGTCTTCCACCAAGCTAACCATGTGGTAACACATGAACACAAACCAAATACCAGCCCTAACCATAAACGAGGCCCATGGTCCCGCGAGGAGGATGAAAAATTACTCGATTTAATCAAAGTTCATGGTGCTTCAAATTGGGTTAAGATATCCAGCAGCCTTGAAACTCGTACTGCCAAACAATGTCGTGAAAGGTATCATCAGAATTTGAAGCCATCATTAAATAGATCTCCTATTACTGCAGAAGAGGGTGCCAAGATCGAGAGATTGGTTGCAATTCATGGTAAGAAATGGGCTGAGATTTCTCGTCATTTGGAAGGACGTTCTGATAATGCCATTAAGAACTGGTGGAATGGCGGTGCTAATAGGAGAAGAAGAGCAAGTTTGGCCACCACAACTCTGATTCTCAATGAAAGTAATTCAAACGTCGGAGACCTTCAGAGACAATCCCCAACCTCAGAAACTTCCACTATCAATTCTGACGCTGAACTGACAAATAAAGAAGATTCTACTCATAATAAGTCGGTATTACCTCAGCCACAACCACAGCAGTCGACTGCTAATTATCCACCAGCAAGTGCCCCTGCTCaaccatcatcaatttcttctctGTATCAACCCCAGCCATTTCAACATGCACAACCACAGAGATTGCCTAGTTTCCATCAACTACCCCAAATTGCATTTAAAACATCCATGTTTGGTAAGGACAATGAGAAAAACACTCTTCCAAGTTTATCTAAATCATTGCATCCAGACTccttttcatcatcaaccCCACCACCATTAGAAAACAATCAAGTTGCTGCTGGCAGTTCACCATTAAAATCAACCAGTCATAGATCGGCAAGTTTTGACATGAATTCCAATGTATTGCCACCCATTTCTCAATCTAATAAGAGAAGATTGATTGACGATCAATTTGGTCGTAGACATTCTAGTGTTTCTTCAACACTTTTCcataatcaaaaaaatgtatCTCATCCTAATTTACTTCTCGTCCATTCTGCCCGTACTTCTGTTAGTGGACCTAGTGGAAGTACTTATGGACCTGGGTCCCCATCATACAATGGATCACCATTACTGATGAGCACAGCCGCATCAAGAAACAATTCAATCACTCATTTTGAActtatcaacaattcaaCGGTGCTTTCAAGAAGATCAAGTACGTTTAATTCTGATTTTTTCCCTAATCCATTAGCCAAggaaaacaacaatggcATTGACAATAGTGCCAATAACCATAAACGACACGAGTCACAAAATTCATCTTTTAATTCTCCAATGTTGACACCACTGACAAGGTTTTCGGTGTCTTCCATCACGTCAGCACATAATTCAACTATACACAATtacaattcttcttctgtgACATCCCCTAGCACATCGTTTAAAAATGCATATTCGGGTAGTAGcacatcaataaatttaccAGTTGAAGAGGAGTCAGAAATTGGTGTTGATAAACATAAAACCAATGAACCCAACAGAGATGAAATTACAGTTGAACAAAACGGTGACGAGAATATTggtaaaaaaagaatggcGGTTTCTTCATTACTTGATTAA
- a CDS encoding vacuolar protein sorting-associated protein vps35 homologue, putative (Similar to S. cerevisiae VPS35) — protein MQLSATEQNSILQSCIANINQQSNLMKHDLNENKLLPALKHCSNFLNELRTNSLSPKQYYEIYMLVFDSLETLSTYLLNSHTARQKSKHNEAKGNDSINNGKTEDNGEGASVFLADLYEIVQYSGNIVPRLYMMIVIGTTYMSIEGSPKKDLMKDMIEMCHGVQHPIRGLFLRYYLSQRTKNLLPFQNQIDFEETVEFLIKNFIEMNKLWVRLQHQGHSSERELRYRERKELKILVGSNLVRLSQIIDDYNGDANYSAIEYYKDKIFPTITEQIIQCRDHLAQSYLIDVLIQVFPDDFHFASLDNLLNQVFVNLHPLLKKSELVQTLIDRFIAYHKFSSDMNQLSIEETGGNASEINVDQLFQSFWQFYNKLITTADPPLPPEEHSMLLQSFINLLLTFEPNDFSNLDIIYKFAEENLATQGNNTEVEQEMWTQLLLVPISHFKSIKTLLSLENFYQFYSKLDNKALQKQIAIAIIDRILEIANDNDKELLHNTDEIDGVFKYLMVLIKVSPSKLNTAKHLGVTKTIKVNNGETLITEEFLDTQEKICKLIHLVEVSDDPIKNVSNLMYIRKKYLNKNFENIIYTYPTLISKILFKLKLAGYVNLHQRKKMKNDTVDLQITSNFKNLSVIIDELYQYHQEYSSELILNIYLNVATVADQLKLESICYELFNQCFVVYEENLILTPHQYKTSSTTTHIDPHDSLSGGSLAYESVLSIANTLVKTRNFSKENYENLITKLTLYGSKLLKKQDQCRAVYSCAHLWWWSETLLPPGEKSPTISDDKDEANLQDNSDKPKESDAEAEPEVGSKGEPELEESNDELVLYRDPKRVLECLQKSLRVADSCMDPYLSLKLFLEILNRCIIFNVYGNNLIDTRYINGLIDLINTNIDNLSDDKGHDEDFDDNVTASEDNKEAVLLKQCRRFLKRTLSYISEQSLI, from the coding sequence ATGCAATTATCAGCGACAGAACAAAATTCGATACTTCAAAGTTGTATCGCCAATATCAATCAACAATCTAATCTTATGAAACATGAtttgaatgaaaataaattattgcCAGCTTTGAAACATTGTTCCAATTTTCTTAATGAATTACGAACCAACTCATTGTCTCCAAAACAATATTATGAGATTTATATGTTAGTTTTCGATTCATTAGAGACCTTATCAACATATTTGCTAAACTCGCATACAGCAAGACAAAAGTCAAAGCATAATGAGGCTAAGGGCAACGATTCTATCAACAACGGGAAGACAGAAGATAATGGGGAAGGGGCATCGGTGTTTTTAGCAGATTTGTATGAAATCGTTCAGTATTCAGGAAATATCGTGCCTCGATTATACATGATGATTGTTATTGGTACAACCTATATGTCGATTGAAGGATCGCCGAAAAAGGATTTAATGAAAGATATGATAGAAATGTGTCATGGAGTGCAACATCCAATTCGTGGGTTGTTTTTACGGTATTATTTATCTCAACGAACAAAGAATTTATTACCCTTCCAAAACCAAATAGATTTTGAAGAGACAGTGGAATTTTTAATCAAgaattttattgaaatgaaTAAACTTTGGGTTAGGTTACAACACCAGGGACATTCATCAGAACGTGAATTGAGATATCGTGAACGGAAGGAATTGAAGATTCTTGTTGGATCAAATTTAGTTCGTTTATCACAAATTATCGATGATTACAATGGAGATGCCAATTATTCTgcaattgaatattataAGGACAAGATTTTCCCCACTATTACTGAACAAATCATTCAATGTCGTGATCATTTAGCTCAAAGCTATTTGATTGATGTTTTAATACAAGTTTTCCCCGACGATTTCCATTTCGCCAGTTTGGATAATTTGTTGAACCAAGTGTTTGTTAATTTACACCCCTTATTGAAGAAGAGTGAATTGGTACAAACTTTAATTGATAGATTTATTGCTTATCATAAATTCTCCAGTGACatgaatcaattatcaataGAAGAAACTGGAGGCAATGCACTGGAAATCAATGttgatcaattgtttcaatcATTTTGGCAATTTTATAACAAATTAATTACAACTGCAGACCCCCCATTACCACCAGAAGAACATTCAATGCTTTTGCAGTCATTCATTAATCTTTTATTGACTTTTGAACCAAATGATTTCTCAAACCTagatattatttataaatttgcTGAAGAAAATTTAGCGACTCAAGGGAATAATACCGAAGTTGAGCAGGAAATGTGGACGCAATTGTTGCTTGTCCCTATATCacatttcaaatcaattaaaacttTATTGTCGTTAGAGAacttttatcaattttattcCAAATTGGACAACAAAGCTTTACAGAAGCAAATAGCCATTGCAATCATCGATAGAATTTTAGAGATTGccaatgataatgataaagaattattgcACAACACTGATGAAATCGATGGAGTTTTCAAATATCTTATGGTATTAATTAAAGTGTCACCAAGTAAATTAAACACGGCTAAGCATTTGGGGGTCACTAAAACGATCAAAGTAAACAATGGCGAGACATTAATTACTGAAGAATTTCTTGACACTCAAGAGAAGATTTGCAAGTTAATTCATCTTGTTGAAGTTAGTGATGATCCTATTAAAAATGTTTCTAATTTGATGTAtattagaaaaaaatatttaaacaaaaatttcGAGAATATCATTTATACGTATCCCACTTTGATATCgaaaattttattcaaattgaaattagcTGGCTATGTTAATTTACATCAAcgaaagaaaatgaaaaatgataCGGTTGATTTACAAATCAcatcaaatttcaaaaatctATCGGtgattattgatgaattgtatcaatatcatcaagaATATTCTTCTGAGTTGATCCTCAACATCTATTTAAACGTTGCTACGGTTGctgatcaattgaaattagaaTCTATATGTTATGAATTGTTCAACCAATGCTTTGTCGTTTATGAAGAAAACCTTATCTTGACACCTCATCAGTACAAGACCTCATCAACAACTACTCATATCGATCCTCATGATTCACTTTCAGGCGGGTCATTGGCTTATGAATCGGTGTTATCAATTGCCAACACTTTAGTGAAAACAAGAAACTTTTCCAAAGAAAATTACGAGAATTTAATCACCAAATTGACATTATATGgttcaaaattattgaaaaaacaagaTCAATGTCGTGCAGTGTATTCATGTGCCCATTTATGGTGGTGGAGTGAAACATTGTTACCTCCAGGTGAGAAATCACCTACAATAAGTGATGATAAAGATGAAGCCAATCTCCAGGATAATAGCGACAAACCTAAGGAGTCTGATGCTGAAGCTGAACCAGAAGTTGGCTCCAAAGGGGAGCCTGAGTTAGAGGAATCTAATGATGAACTTGTATTGTATCGTGATCCTAAACGAGTATTGGAATGTCTTCAAAAATCATTACGAGTTGCAGATTCATGTATGGATCCGTATCTTTCCCTTAAGTTATTTCTTGAAATACTCAATCGatgtattattttcaatgtttatggcaacaatttgattgatacTCGATACATTAATGggttgattgatttgataaatacCAATATTGATAACTTATCCGACGACAAGGGTCATGATGAAGACTTTGACGATAATGTCACTGCAAGTGAAGATAATAAAGAGGCAGTATTGTTGAAACAATGTCGCAGGTTTCTCAAGCGAACTTTATCATATATTTCAGAACAAAGTTTAATTTAA